The proteins below are encoded in one region of Neisseria bacilliformis:
- a CDS encoding DUF2868 domain-containing protein — protein sequence MLSDPACRLAELVRLLEEDGHVFPADPETVTESLRYEGGGAEQRLLRRAALIDSDGRLADALQRSRSGVFWLWVVAATLLFSASFSATYALMDEKGLNFFLVLAGVLGTNTVMLLAWLAAAVLLRRKGTLPVSSPTGWLHGRDPVSLALLRLTAAEWRRPEARWLAGAAAHSLWLAALCGMLVCILLLLSVRQYTFNWESTLLDGSALAGIVAALARLPAALGFPAPDAAAVLHGRTHGNAADAQAWAWLLVGCILCYGILPRLIAWAACKLLLRRAASGLPLDKPYYQNIIRRWQTQITDADTQGESVPVLPPPPADTGAAQWAVMLETAWPDKNWHRSVAARQWLDKGVADSRDAVAALLAELAAQPVQLLIGIRAHTVPDRGILRQTAALAAAAQGGAIVQLLQADPVPEDADDILSQWQAALSERNIPSLLPPQAAQRRRKT from the coding sequence ATGTTATCCGACCCCGCCTGCCGCCTGGCCGAACTTGTCCGCCTGCTCGAAGAAGACGGCCATGTTTTCCCCGCCGACCCCGAAACCGTTACCGAATCGCTGCGCTATGAGGGAGGCGGGGCGGAGCAACGCCTGCTGCGCCGCGCCGCGCTGATCGACAGCGACGGCCGCCTCGCCGACGCGCTGCAACGCAGCCGCAGCGGCGTGTTCTGGCTGTGGGTGGTGGCCGCCACTCTGCTGTTTTCCGCCTCCTTTTCCGCCACTTACGCCCTGATGGACGAAAAAGGGCTGAATTTCTTCCTCGTCCTTGCCGGCGTGCTGGGCACCAATACCGTGATGCTGCTGGCCTGGCTGGCTGCCGCCGTTCTGCTGCGGCGCAAAGGCACGCTGCCGGTATCGAGTCCCACCGGCTGGCTGCACGGGCGCGATCCGGTCAGCCTCGCCCTGCTGCGCCTCACCGCCGCCGAATGGCGCAGGCCGGAAGCCCGCTGGCTGGCCGGCGCGGCCGCGCACAGCCTGTGGCTGGCCGCGCTTTGCGGCATGCTGGTGTGCATCCTGCTGCTGCTTTCCGTGCGCCAGTACACCTTCAATTGGGAAAGCACCCTGCTCGACGGCTCCGCGCTCGCGGGCATCGTCGCCGCGCTCGCCCGCCTGCCCGCCGCGCTCGGCTTCCCCGCGCCCGATGCCGCCGCCGTGCTGCACGGGCGCACGCACGGCAACGCCGCCGACGCGCAGGCTTGGGCGTGGCTGCTGGTCGGCTGCATCCTCTGCTACGGCATCCTGCCGCGCCTGATTGCGTGGGCGGCGTGCAAACTGCTGCTGCGCCGCGCCGCTTCTGGCCTGCCGCTGGACAAACCGTATTACCAAAACATCATCCGCCGCTGGCAGACGCAGATTACCGATGCCGACACGCAGGGCGAAAGCGTGCCCGTGCTGCCGCCCCCGCCGGCGGACACCGGCGCGGCGCAGTGGGCGGTGATGCTGGAAACCGCGTGGCCGGACAAAAACTGGCACCGCAGCGTGGCGGCGCGGCAGTGGCTCGATAAAGGCGTTGCCGACAGCCGCGACGCCGTGGCCGCGCTGCTGGCCGAATTGGCCGCGCAGCCGGTGCAGCTCCTGATCGGCATCCGCGCCCACACCGTGCCCGACCGGGGCATTCTGCGCCAAACCGCCGCCCTCGCCGCCGCCGCGCAAGGCGGCGCAATCGTGCAGCTATTGCAAGCCGACCCCGTACCCGAAGACGCGGATGACATCCTCAGCCAATGGCAGGCTGCCCTGTCCGAACGCAACATCCCCAGCCTGCTGCCGCCGCAGGCCGCGCAGCGGCGGCGCAAAACGTAG
- a CDS encoding Na/Pi cotransporter family protein produces MFAVLLLALAASFAYSPPWLRLCYGLALFLFGMQNIEEGLRNAAGGRLESWMRASTSTPFKGVLFGTGATLVLQSSTLVALLAMAFLSSGMISLAGGIAIILGTNLGATGGVWLLAAAGQNISLSPAALPMMVFGILMGFFGERRGAFGRVLVGVALIFLGVDEIKNGFHAFGAGIDFSGTQIGGMGEVLLFFAVGFLLTVVLQSSHATLLLALAALSGGQLTLMQGFAVAVGSCVGTSVSTALVGMLGSERGGQRLAVAHVLFNVVTAALSLAAWWPLTHFVMAAGQWLGLNELLQLALFHTLFNLLGIAVFWKLQNRLAAELCRRLPDKAPAEAAAAPQYLNANMLLSAETALMALSREIRHLDKAGMEVMCHALFVPPQLLYDDETDGKNLPAPVPPLHLDVPQLYETRIKPLFSAILDFTGRLDLSENAHQEQLTRDHTAAWRIVETVKESQHLQKNMQQYLTDAASPAAADYLRLRRHVFQTLRLFCRADDLPSGAERAALLDKLRTHTDSLETFRGRVMVKLRNKELNGWQASSLLNDINYARRIGLGVAEILQSRTIENAAQEEGAAAA; encoded by the coding sequence TTGTTCGCCGTCCTGCTGCTGGCTCTGGCGGCGAGTTTCGCATACAGCCCACCGTGGCTGCGGCTGTGCTACGGACTCGCGCTGTTTCTGTTCGGGATGCAGAACATCGAAGAGGGGCTGCGCAACGCGGCGGGCGGGCGGCTGGAAAGCTGGATGCGCGCGTCCACTTCCACGCCGTTCAAAGGCGTGCTGTTCGGCACGGGGGCGACGCTGGTGTTGCAGTCGAGCACGCTGGTCGCGCTGCTGGCGATGGCGTTTTTAAGCTCGGGGATGATTTCGCTCGCGGGCGGGATTGCGATTATTTTGGGCACCAATCTGGGGGCGACGGGCGGGGTGTGGCTGCTGGCGGCGGCGGGGCAGAACATCAGCCTGTCGCCCGCCGCGCTGCCGATGATGGTGTTCGGCATCCTGATGGGCTTTTTCGGCGAGCGGCGCGGCGCGTTCGGGCGGGTGCTGGTGGGCGTCGCGCTGATTTTCCTCGGCGTGGACGAAATCAAAAACGGCTTCCACGCCTTTGGCGCGGGCATCGATTTTTCCGGCACGCAGATCGGCGGCATGGGCGAAGTGCTGCTGTTTTTCGCCGTCGGCTTTCTGCTGACGGTGGTGTTGCAGTCGTCGCACGCCACGCTGCTTCTGGCTCTGGCGGCCTTGTCGGGCGGGCAGCTCACGCTGATGCAGGGCTTTGCCGTGGCGGTGGGCTCCTGCGTGGGCACCAGCGTGTCCACCGCGCTGGTGGGCATGCTCGGCAGCGAGCGCGGCGGACAGCGGCTGGCTGTGGCGCACGTGCTGTTCAACGTGGTAACGGCGGCTCTGTCGCTGGCCGCGTGGTGGCCGCTGACGCATTTCGTGATGGCGGCCGGGCAGTGGCTGGGGCTGAACGAGCTGCTGCAACTGGCCCTGTTCCACACCCTGTTTAACCTGTTGGGCATCGCCGTGTTCTGGAAGCTGCAAAACCGCCTGGCCGCCGAACTATGCCGCCGCCTGCCCGACAAAGCCCCCGCCGAAGCGGCCGCCGCGCCGCAGTATCTCAACGCCAATATGCTCCTGTCGGCCGAAACCGCGCTGATGGCGTTGAGCCGCGAAATCCGCCATCTGGACAAAGCGGGCATGGAGGTGATGTGCCACGCGCTGTTTGTGCCGCCGCAGCTTTTGTACGACGATGAAACCGACGGCAAAAACCTGCCCGCGCCCGTGCCGCCGCTGCATTTGGACGTGCCCCAGCTTTACGAGACGCGCATCAAGCCGCTGTTCAGCGCGATACTCGACTTCACCGGCCGGCTGGATTTGTCGGAAAACGCGCATCAGGAACAGCTCACGCGCGACCACACTGCCGCCTGGCGCATCGTGGAAACGGTAAAGGAAAGCCAGCATTTGCAGAAAAACATGCAACAGTATCTGACCGATGCCGCCTCGCCCGCCGCCGCCGACTACCTGCGCCTGCGCCGCCACGTGTTCCAAACCCTGCGCCTCTTCTGCCGCGCCGACGATCTGCCCTCGGGCGCAGAACGCGCCGCGCTGCTGGACAAGCTGCGCACCCACACCGACTCGCTGGAAACCTTCCGCGGCCGCGTGATGGTGAAACTGCGCAACAAGGAACTCAACGGCTGGCAGGCGTCCTCGCTGCTCAACGACATCAACTACGCCCGCCGCATCGGCCTGGGCGTGGCCGAAATCCTGCAATCGCGCACGATCGAAAACGCGGCGCAGGAGGAAGGCGCGGCGGCGGCGTAG